One segment of Arcanobacterium haemolyticum DSM 20595 DNA contains the following:
- a CDS encoding YaaA family protein: MRILLPPSEGKERPLSGPTLNLDSLSFPELSVHRKALLAELTAVSARDDALTILNVGKTVADEVYAQQDILNQPCVPAHQLYTGVLYHAMNLQNLTDAQLAHAADHILIFSGLFGVNRLTDLIPSYRLAMGVALPQAGNTKTFWKKALAGSAIAGDELVIDARSGGYRVWDPPKGAEHVTINAVRIKHGERKVVSHNAKHYRGLLAGELIRSSTVLDDAEELAEFAHILVDRGAITSVELDPPDKIRALTLVENQDL; the protein is encoded by the coding sequence GTGCGCATTTTATTACCACCGTCCGAAGGCAAAGAACGCCCACTATCCGGCCCAACGCTCAACCTAGATTCGCTCAGTTTTCCTGAGTTATCGGTTCACCGTAAGGCACTACTCGCTGAACTTACCGCAGTTTCTGCCCGTGACGATGCCCTCACGATTCTCAACGTGGGCAAAACCGTTGCCGATGAGGTCTACGCGCAACAAGATATTCTCAATCAACCGTGCGTTCCTGCCCACCAGCTCTACACTGGCGTGCTCTACCACGCGATGAATCTCCAGAACCTTACGGACGCCCAGTTGGCTCACGCCGCCGATCACATTCTCATTTTCTCTGGCCTGTTTGGAGTCAATCGTCTCACAGATCTGATCCCGTCGTATAGGTTGGCGATGGGCGTGGCGCTCCCCCAGGCCGGCAACACAAAAACGTTCTGGAAGAAAGCGTTGGCAGGATCGGCGATTGCTGGCGATGAACTGGTGATCGATGCGCGTTCAGGCGGCTACCGTGTGTGGGATCCGCCGAAGGGCGCAGAACATGTCACGATCAACGCCGTACGTATTAAGCATGGCGAACGCAAGGTGGTGTCCCATAACGCCAAACATTATCGAGGCTTGCTGGCAGGCGAATTGATCCGCAGTTCCACGGTTCTTGACGATGCCGAAGAGCTGGCCGAATTCGCTCATATCCTGGTGGATCGTGGTGCGATCACCAGTGTTGAGTTGGATCCGCCGGATAAGATCCGTGCGCTTACTCTAGTGGAAAATCAGGATCTCTAA
- a CDS encoding NAD(P)H-dependent oxidoreductase → MLTHALLTGFPSPELEAVFDQVAKADAIVAVTPAYNASYSGLFKMFFDVLPKAAADSDGAGGRARTRGCSGQR, encoded by the coding sequence GTGCTTACCCATGCGCTCTTGACGGGGTTTCCTTCCCCGGAACTGGAAGCTGTATTCGATCAGGTGGCGAAAGCAGACGCGATTGTGGCTGTGACGCCCGCATACAACGCCTCGTATTCAGGCTTGTTCAAGATGTTCTTCGATGTTCTTCCGAAGGCTGCGGCAGATTCTGATGGAGCAGGCGGCAGAGCCCGTACGCGAGGCTGCTCAGGACAGCGCTGA
- a CDS encoding family 20 glycosylhydrolase, with protein MRIPLRKIGSCATVALCATALAIPAWAVDEKDSQDQLHGSGLTGVVPAVRQLTESQGKPWMLSSETKIVAPQELADDARQLALDLAIKGNIHPEVAVGSESLADEGDVILSVDPQLAGVPKDEGYRLKISDKQVKIIGKSAQGAFWGTRTLVQSVANSRGAQAGEVTDWPDVSERSFHLDAARKFYDIHFFRELIREMSYHKLNTLQYHFSENEGFRLEPADARFKNLLSEDGYITREQLKEILAEAHKYHIEVVPALDMPGHLRHILDKHPEFRLPTTNGSGAQNPNSEMRRGLDFTNPEAVAFMKDLVADYAKAFPGTKWHLGSDEFVDFPKAAMHYPDMMKRIKDNAKLGEGKNFADGFVYFINDMAAYMKTLGKTDIRVWNDAFYRNDLKQNIELDKNITIDYWTAWDRHMADVKDFVDKGYRLINYNDAYMYYVLYYPGRAYSTRVPADKIHNEFHAGRFPTNHHKTQSSWPQDAPKKASNTQYPDWLTGASFAVWSDNAKLETQEEVLKNSKMPYVAFANRVWYAGDSRDYAQFAAAEQKIAPAPAVPSNLKVGVKTHLASQTDVQKAVKKGDKVTFTGKVTNTSSEKVPVNVTLNAKESFGTINPDNVTTKILDKDGHPIVLPGKNVALASAGAKATASSTEAAQFGPEKTIDGKISAESRWASQYKDGEWLNVTLAKATDITKVRLGWEGAYATDYTVEISHQNGKTTTYKRQNFDGKGAGKNTAAWDDITLSATEGKDVTAIKIIADKRKTEWGASLFEVEALTAERQAAPSAPILTPDGDLVWQENLEPGSSLELTWAGIATHNSSSANPLKAQLRGQAHYGAIATAEDTSDITYTVGNDEPAPEPKPEPAPKPVPQPDPTNTKVIKNPAMKTGGLAHTGASVLGLVGLAIAAGIGGTLLTRRKK; from the coding sequence ATGCGTATCCCCTTACGAAAAATTGGTAGTTGCGCAACCGTTGCACTGTGTGCAACCGCATTGGCTATTCCAGCGTGGGCTGTTGACGAAAAAGACTCGCAGGATCAGCTTCATGGTAGTGGGTTGACTGGAGTTGTTCCAGCAGTTCGCCAACTTACGGAGAGTCAGGGGAAGCCCTGGATGCTTTCCAGCGAAACAAAGATTGTGGCGCCTCAAGAGTTAGCAGACGACGCTCGCCAGCTCGCTTTAGACCTTGCAATCAAGGGAAATATTCACCCTGAAGTAGCTGTGGGTAGTGAATCGCTTGCTGACGAAGGGGATGTGATCTTATCGGTTGATCCTCAGTTGGCCGGTGTTCCAAAGGATGAAGGCTATCGGCTAAAGATTTCAGATAAGCAGGTGAAAATTATTGGCAAGAGCGCTCAAGGGGCGTTCTGGGGCACCCGCACGCTTGTACAATCGGTTGCGAATTCACGTGGAGCGCAGGCAGGTGAGGTGACGGATTGGCCTGATGTTTCTGAACGTTCGTTCCATCTGGATGCGGCGCGTAAGTTTTACGATATCCATTTCTTCCGTGAGTTGATTCGTGAGATGAGTTATCACAAGCTCAATACGTTGCAGTATCATTTTTCGGAAAATGAGGGGTTCCGCTTGGAACCTGCGGATGCTCGGTTTAAGAATCTGCTTTCTGAGGATGGCTACATTACGCGCGAGCAATTAAAGGAGATTCTTGCGGAGGCTCACAAGTACCATATTGAGGTTGTTCCGGCGTTGGATATGCCAGGGCATTTGCGGCATATTTTGGATAAGCATCCGGAGTTTAGATTGCCGACGACGAACGGTTCTGGAGCGCAAAATCCTAACAGTGAGATGCGGCGTGGTTTAGACTTCACGAATCCTGAAGCGGTTGCCTTCATGAAGGATCTTGTTGCCGATTACGCGAAGGCTTTTCCTGGTACGAAGTGGCATCTAGGTTCGGATGAATTTGTTGATTTCCCTAAAGCGGCTATGCATTATCCAGACATGATGAAGCGTATTAAGGATAATGCGAAGCTCGGTGAAGGGAAGAATTTTGCTGATGGCTTCGTGTATTTCATTAACGACATGGCTGCATACATGAAGACGTTAGGGAAGACCGATATTCGGGTTTGGAACGATGCCTTTTATCGTAACGATCTTAAACAGAACATTGAGCTGGATAAAAACATCACGATCGATTACTGGACTGCTTGGGATAGGCATATGGCCGACGTGAAAGATTTTGTTGACAAGGGCTACCGGTTAATCAACTACAACGATGCCTACATGTACTACGTGCTGTATTATCCGGGAAGAGCTTACAGTACCCGAGTTCCTGCAGATAAGATCCATAACGAATTCCACGCGGGCCGTTTCCCAACGAACCACCATAAGACGCAATCGTCCTGGCCACAGGATGCCCCAAAGAAAGCTAGTAATACACAGTACCCGGATTGGCTTACCGGAGCATCGTTTGCCGTCTGGTCTGACAACGCGAAACTCGAAACACAAGAAGAAGTGCTAAAAAACTCAAAGATGCCATACGTGGCTTTCGCTAACCGAGTCTGGTATGCGGGAGATAGTCGAGACTACGCACAGTTCGCTGCAGCTGAACAAAAGATTGCCCCAGCTCCGGCAGTCCCATCCAACCTCAAAGTAGGCGTAAAAACTCACCTTGCTTCCCAAACCGACGTTCAGAAAGCAGTGAAGAAAGGCGATAAAGTCACATTCACGGGTAAGGTAACCAATACGTCGTCGGAAAAAGTCCCGGTAAACGTAACCCTCAACGCGAAAGAATCCTTCGGAACCATTAACCCCGATAACGTAACAACGAAGATACTCGATAAAGACGGACACCCGATTGTCCTTCCTGGGAAGAACGTAGCGCTTGCCAGCGCTGGAGCGAAAGCAACGGCGTCATCGACCGAAGCAGCCCAGTTCGGCCCAGAAAAAACGATCGACGGGAAAATTAGTGCGGAGTCCCGGTGGGCATCCCAATATAAAGACGGCGAGTGGCTAAACGTGACCCTAGCGAAAGCAACCGATATTACTAAGGTGCGGCTTGGCTGGGAAGGCGCATACGCAACCGATTATACAGTTGAAATCTCACATCAAAATGGGAAAACAACAACGTATAAACGCCAAAACTTCGACGGTAAAGGAGCAGGCAAAAACACAGCCGCCTGGGACGACATTACCCTAAGCGCTACAGAAGGAAAAGACGTCACCGCAATTAAAATCATTGCAGACAAACGCAAAACAGAATGGGGAGCTTCGCTTTTCGAAGTCGAAGCACTTACCGCCGAACGCCAGGCTGCGCCCTCCGCTCCAATACTCACCCCTGACGGCGACCTCGTATGGCAAGAAAACCTCGAACCAGGAAGCTCACTGGAACTAACCTGGGCCGGAATCGCAACCCACAACTCTAGCTCCGCTAATCCGTTGAAAGCCCAACTTCGAGGCCAAGCCCACTACGGTGCAATCGCCACTGCTGAAGACACGAGCGATATTACCTATACGGTAGGAAACGACGAACCGGCGCCCGAACCTAAACCTGAACCGGCGCCCAAGCCTGTGCCGCAACCAGATCCAACGAACACGAAAGTCATCAAAAATCCTGCCATGAAAACAGGCGGACTTGCCCACACCGGCGCAAGTGTACTTGGCCTAGTAGGCCTCGCAATAGCCGCCGGAATCGGAGGAACTCTTCTAACACGCCGTAAGAAATAG
- the ppgK gene encoding polyphosphate--glucose phosphotransferase, producing MSHQLAKVAIGVDIGGSAIKGSVVNLETGEFVGEQNKIPNPANATPQQVASIVAQIVESFDVPADTPVGVTFPAPIINGVCPMVANLNQDFTGMDIADLMNTTVGRPVTVLNDADAAGIAEAEYGGARGRKGTIIVLTLGTGIGSALVRDGVLVPNTEMGHLLLPNGLKAEKWAASSIRTKEELSLEEWAHRLQDVLDAVEMLFSPDTLILGGGISTRFDEFSEFLTVRAAIEPARLFNTAGIAGAALVAAQSGQA from the coding sequence ATGTCCCATCAGCTAGCAAAAGTTGCTATCGGAGTCGATATCGGCGGATCAGCCATCAAAGGTTCGGTTGTCAATCTAGAAACCGGAGAATTCGTTGGCGAACAAAACAAAATCCCTAACCCCGCCAATGCCACCCCACAGCAGGTAGCCAGCATCGTTGCCCAGATTGTTGAGAGCTTCGATGTTCCTGCCGATACCCCGGTAGGCGTCACATTCCCAGCCCCCATCATCAACGGCGTATGCCCCATGGTGGCAAACCTCAACCAAGATTTCACGGGCATGGATATCGCGGACCTGATGAACACCACCGTTGGCCGGCCAGTCACCGTGCTCAATGATGCCGATGCAGCCGGAATCGCCGAAGCGGAATACGGCGGAGCCCGCGGGCGCAAGGGCACCATCATCGTGCTCACGCTCGGCACCGGAATCGGATCCGCACTGGTTCGCGATGGCGTGCTTGTGCCAAATACCGAAATGGGGCACCTGCTTCTACCAAACGGTTTAAAGGCAGAAAAGTGGGCCGCATCCTCCATCCGCACCAAGGAAGAACTATCCCTAGAAGAATGGGCACACCGTTTGCAAGATGTTCTTGACGCGGTAGAAATGCTCTTCTCCCCCGATACGTTGATCTTGGGCGGCGGCATCTCTACACGGTTCGATGAATTTTCAGAGTTTTTGACAGTGCGCGCCGCGATCGAACCTGCTCGCCTGTTCAACACGGCAGGAATCGCGGGGGCTGCCCTGGTTGCGGCGCAATCAGGGCAGGCGTAA
- the map gene encoding type I methionyl aminopeptidase, with translation MPLVPGTLSPQRNVPDSIERPEYMFHDGPEVVTASDVKDAETIEKIRISSQIAADALYLAGAAVRPGVTTDELDRIAHEYMCDMGAYPSCLGYMGFPKSICTSINEVICHGIPDSTELQEGDIINLDVTAYKNGVHGDTNAMFYAGEVDQESRDLCERTYTAMMRGIKAVKPGRQVNVIGRVIESYAKRFGYGDVEDFTGHGVGEAFHSGLIIPHYDAAPNFDDEIQVGMVFTIEPMLTLGTQRWDQWDDAWTVVTADRKRTAQWEHTIVVTETGAEILTLPTQGQTSPAMPV, from the coding sequence ATGCCACTCGTTCCTGGCACGCTCTCCCCACAACGCAACGTCCCAGACTCCATCGAACGCCCCGAATACATGTTCCATGACGGGCCCGAAGTAGTCACCGCATCAGACGTCAAAGACGCCGAAACAATCGAAAAAATCCGTATCTCGTCCCAGATCGCAGCCGATGCTCTCTATCTAGCCGGCGCGGCCGTACGCCCAGGCGTCACCACCGATGAACTCGATCGGATCGCACACGAATACATGTGTGACATGGGAGCCTACCCATCCTGCCTCGGCTACATGGGCTTTCCCAAGTCCATCTGCACCTCTATCAACGAAGTGATCTGCCACGGAATCCCCGACTCCACCGAACTCCAAGAAGGCGACATCATCAACTTAGACGTCACCGCATACAAAAACGGAGTCCACGGCGATACCAACGCCATGTTCTACGCAGGAGAAGTCGATCAAGAATCACGTGACCTGTGCGAACGCACCTATACGGCAATGATGCGCGGCATTAAAGCAGTCAAGCCGGGCCGCCAAGTGAACGTGATCGGGCGCGTGATCGAATCCTACGCAAAACGCTTCGGATACGGAGATGTGGAGGATTTCACCGGGCACGGCGTGGGCGAAGCCTTCCACTCCGGCCTGATCATCCCTCACTACGATGCGGCGCCAAACTTTGACGACGAAATCCAGGTAGGCATGGTCTTCACCATCGAACCAATGCTCACACTCGGCACCCAGCGTTGGGATCAATGGGACGACGCCTGGACCGTCGTGACCGCCGATCGTAAACGCACCGCACAATGGGAGCACACCATCGTGGTCACGGAAACCGGCGCAGAAATTTTAACCTTGCCAACTCAAGGACAAACCTCACCTGCAATGCCCGTATAA
- a CDS encoding Nif3-like dinuclear metal center hexameric protein, with product MKTTVADVMAAMERAFPARLAEDWDRVGLVAGDPHAPVSKVGFAVDPSPDTVEEAIARGAQMLITHHPLFLRGTSSVATTTPKGSWIHRLIKNDVALFAAHTNADAAATGSAVALGSLIGLDNMRPLDPNPGDPELGIGRVGELPLTMSVRELGERLRAVLPETAASVLIGGDPERIVRTVAVSPGSGDSFLNAANHAGADVYVTADLRHHPASDHLWGGGCGLIGLTHFASEWPVLPPMERVVKELGVDTYISTLVTDPWTIRL from the coding sequence ATGAAGACAACAGTTGCTGATGTTATGGCCGCTATGGAGCGCGCTTTTCCTGCCCGCCTTGCTGAAGATTGGGATCGGGTAGGTTTGGTTGCGGGGGATCCGCATGCGCCCGTTTCTAAGGTGGGATTCGCGGTGGATCCATCCCCGGATACGGTTGAGGAAGCGATTGCCCGCGGTGCTCAGATGCTGATTACTCACCATCCGCTGTTTTTGCGTGGCACATCCAGTGTTGCTACAACGACGCCGAAGGGTTCGTGGATTCATCGTTTGATTAAGAATGACGTTGCGTTGTTTGCCGCGCACACGAATGCCGACGCCGCTGCCACCGGTTCCGCTGTAGCTTTGGGCTCCTTGATTGGGTTAGACAATATGAGGCCACTCGATCCTAACCCTGGTGATCCAGAACTCGGAATTGGGCGCGTTGGAGAACTGCCGCTCACCATGTCCGTGCGAGAACTCGGTGAACGCTTGCGAGCCGTGCTTCCTGAAACTGCTGCTAGCGTGCTCATTGGGGGAGATCCAGAACGGATTGTTCGGACCGTTGCGGTATCACCTGGTTCTGGTGATTCGTTCCTGAACGCAGCAAATCATGCTGGTGCTGATGTGTACGTAACTGCCGATCTGCGCCACCACCCGGCTAGCGATCACCTGTGGGGCGGAGGATGTGGTTTGATCGGGCTTACTCATTTCGCATCAGAATGGCCAGTCTTGCCACCTATGGAACGGGTTGTGAAAGAACTTGGTGTGGATACCTATATTTCTACACTCGTCACCGATCCGTGGACTATCCGCCTCTAA
- the aceE gene encoding pyruvate dehydrogenase (acetyl-transferring), homodimeric type: protein MSSQPTRPLLNGLYNHVPDIDPEETREWIDSLDGLIDEKGGPRTRYLLMEMKRHAHERGIQVPHNIVTPYINTIAAEDEPYYPGDEKLEREFRRWTRWNAAVQVTRQQRAGIGVGGHISSYAAQATLYEVGHNWFFRGKNAEGGGDHIFFQGHSSPGNYSRAYLEGRLTEADLDSFRQQASRRSGGRGIPSYPHPRQMDDFWEFPTVSLGLGPISAIYQAWYNRYLEGRGLKDTSKQHVWAFMGDGEMDEVESRGVLHLAASQQLDNLTFVVNCNLQRLDGPVRGNGKIIQELEASFKGAGWNVIKVIWGREWDELLAADKDNALVNIMNDTLDGDYQTFKANDGSYIREHFFGRDPRTKAMVADWSDEKIWKLKRGGHDYHKVYAAYKAATEHKGAPTVILAHTVKGYVLGSNFAGRNSTHQMKKLNSDDLKLLRDTLQLDIPDAQLDDPYNAPYFKPDANHPAMQYMQERRRQLGGYVPERRVMEQGIATPPEKPFNGIRSGSGKQKVATTMAFVRMLKDLLRDKEFGKHIVPIIPDEARTFGLDAIFPSAKIFNVQGQNYTAVDSEMLLSYKESDAGQILHTGITEAGSAAAFTAVGTSYATHGVPMIPVYIFYSMFGFQRTGDQFWAAADQLARGFIMGATAGRTTLTGEGLQHLDGHSHVLASTNPAIVQYDPAYAYEVSHIVKDGIKRMYGDGSDGRDQNVMYYLTVYNEPIHQPAEPEGLDVDGLLKGLYKLDEAEGEGPEVQLFASGVAVPWIREAREMLRNDWGVKAATWSVTSFYELRRDGLAADEHNFLHPEEAPREAYLTSVLKNTNGPIVATSDFEKQVQDAIRPWVPNDYYVLGANGFGFSDMRAAARREFKIDSASVVVRALQALADRGEIDRSVVKQAIDKYDLFNANAGTSGISDPNEVA from the coding sequence GTGAGCTCACAGCCCACTCGGCCACTACTTAACGGCCTCTATAACCACGTTCCAGATATCGATCCCGAAGAAACTCGGGAATGGATCGATTCTCTTGATGGCTTGATCGATGAAAAGGGTGGCCCACGTACGCGCTACCTGCTCATGGAAATGAAGCGCCACGCCCACGAACGTGGTATTCAGGTTCCACACAACATCGTCACCCCATATATCAACACGATCGCAGCGGAAGATGAGCCTTACTACCCAGGCGATGAAAAGCTCGAACGTGAATTCCGCCGGTGGACCCGCTGGAACGCAGCCGTTCAGGTCACACGCCAGCAGCGTGCAGGTATCGGCGTTGGCGGCCACATCTCCTCCTACGCAGCGCAAGCAACCCTCTACGAAGTGGGCCACAACTGGTTCTTCCGCGGCAAGAATGCTGAAGGCGGCGGCGATCATATCTTCTTCCAGGGCCATTCCTCACCAGGCAACTACTCTCGTGCTTATCTCGAAGGCCGCCTTACCGAAGCCGATTTGGATTCGTTCCGTCAGCAGGCATCCCGCCGCTCCGGTGGCCGCGGTATTCCGTCTTACCCACACCCGCGGCAGATGGACGATTTCTGGGAGTTCCCAACCGTTTCCCTCGGCCTTGGCCCAATTTCTGCTATCTACCAGGCATGGTACAACCGTTACCTCGAAGGCCGCGGCCTCAAGGATACGTCCAAGCAGCACGTCTGGGCGTTCATGGGCGATGGCGAAATGGACGAAGTCGAATCGCGCGGCGTGCTCCACTTGGCAGCATCCCAGCAGCTCGATAACCTCACGTTCGTTGTGAACTGTAACTTGCAGCGTCTGGATGGCCCAGTGCGTGGTAACGGCAAGATCATCCAGGAGCTTGAAGCTTCCTTCAAGGGCGCTGGCTGGAACGTTATCAAGGTCATTTGGGGCCGTGAGTGGGACGAACTGCTTGCAGCTGACAAGGATAACGCCCTTGTTAACATCATGAACGATACTCTTGACGGCGATTACCAGACTTTCAAAGCTAACGATGGTTCCTACATTCGTGAACACTTCTTCGGCCGTGACCCACGCACCAAGGCTATGGTTGCAGACTGGTCCGATGAAAAGATCTGGAAGCTCAAGCGCGGTGGCCACGATTACCACAAGGTTTACGCTGCCTACAAGGCCGCTACCGAACACAAGGGTGCACCAACTGTTATTCTTGCGCACACTGTTAAGGGCTACGTGCTCGGTTCGAACTTCGCTGGCCGTAACTCTACGCACCAGATGAAGAAGCTGAACTCTGACGATCTGAAGCTCCTGCGCGATACCCTCCAGTTGGATATTCCAGATGCTCAGCTCGACGATCCATACAACGCACCGTATTTCAAGCCAGATGCAAACCACCCGGCTATGCAGTACATGCAGGAACGCCGCCGCCAGCTTGGTGGCTATGTTCCAGAACGCCGCGTCATGGAACAGGGCATCGCTACCCCACCAGAGAAGCCATTCAACGGCATCCGCTCCGGTTCTGGCAAGCAGAAGGTTGCCACCACCATGGCATTCGTTCGTATGCTCAAGGATCTGTTGCGTGATAAGGAATTCGGCAAGCACATTGTTCCGATCATTCCTGATGAAGCCCGTACGTTCGGCCTGGATGCTATCTTCCCATCTGCGAAGATCTTTAACGTCCAAGGCCAGAACTACACCGCGGTTGATTCGGAAATGCTCCTTTCTTACAAGGAATCAGATGCCGGCCAGATTCTGCACACAGGTATTACCGAAGCGGGCTCTGCCGCTGCGTTCACCGCAGTAGGTACCTCCTACGCCACCCACGGCGTGCCAATGATCCCGGTGTACATCTTCTATTCGATGTTCGGCTTCCAGCGCACTGGCGATCAGTTCTGGGCAGCAGCAGATCAGTTGGCTCGTGGCTTCATCATGGGTGCAACCGCTGGCCGTACCACCTTGACTGGTGAAGGCCTGCAGCACTTGGATGGTCACTCGCATGTTCTCGCATCCACCAACCCAGCAATCGTCCAGTACGATCCTGCATACGCATACGAAGTCAGCCACATTGTGAAGGATGGCATCAAGCGCATGTACGGCGATGGTTCGGATGGCCGCGATCAGAACGTCATGTACTACCTGACCGTCTACAACGAACCAATCCACCAGCCAGCAGAACCAGAAGGCTTGGACGTTGATGGCCTGCTCAAGGGCCTCTACAAGCTGGATGAAGCTGAAGGCGAAGGCCCAGAAGTTCAACTCTTCGCTTCCGGTGTTGCTGTTCCATGGATCCGCGAAGCTCGTGAGATGCTCCGCAACGATTGGGGAGTTAAGGCAGCTACCTGGTCCGTCACCTCGTTCTACGAACTGCGCCGTGATGGCCTTGCTGCTGATGAACACAACTTCCTCCACCCAGAAGAAGCGCCACGCGAAGCCTACCTCACCTCGGTTCTCAAGAACACCAACGGCCCAATCGTGGCTACCTCGGACTTTGAAAAGCAGGTCCAGGATGCGATTCGCCCATGGGTTCCAAACGATTACTACGTTTTGGGCGCCAATGGCTTCGGCTTCTCGGATATGCGTGCAGCAGCCCGCCGCGAATTCAAGATCGATTCGGCATCCGTTGTTGTCCGCGCACTCCAGGCGCTGGCAGACCGCGGCGAAATCGATCGTTCCGTGGTGAAGCAGGCAATTGACAAGTACGATTTGTTCAATGCCAACGCTGGCACATCCGGAATCTCTGATCCGAATGAAGTTGCCTAA
- a CDS encoding DUF3052 domain-containing protein — MSGSTAGEAYGFTQGAIVQEFGYDDDVAFELREGIETATGVELEDEDYRGAADGVLAWWRSDDGDVDDLTDYLVDVAASLDSDGAVVWLVVPAAREKLHVPTDDVNDAAKTAGMSVTRSMGVGVHWTAYRVTVSRSR; from the coding sequence GTGTCCGGGTCTACTGCCGGCGAGGCTTACGGTTTCACTCAGGGTGCGATTGTTCAAGAGTTTGGTTATGACGACGACGTTGCGTTCGAACTTCGCGAAGGCATCGAAACTGCCACTGGTGTTGAACTTGAAGATGAAGATTACCGCGGTGCCGCCGATGGCGTGCTTGCGTGGTGGCGTTCTGATGATGGGGACGTCGATGATCTCACTGATTATTTAGTTGATGTTGCGGCTTCTTTGGATTCTGATGGGGCAGTTGTGTGGCTGGTTGTTCCCGCCGCGCGTGAAAAGCTCCATGTTCCAACCGATGATGTCAATGATGCTGCGAAAACTGCTGGGATGTCCGTGACTCGTTCTATGGGCGTTGGAGTGCACTGGACTGCGTACCGCGTCACAGTTTCGCGGTCTCGTTGA
- a CDS encoding zinc ribbon domain-containing protein → MYQAPRPDQLALLDVAELDAQINRLKRNDKQHPLRADVGETMNLVAAASRDITAAESALAHATEELDHASEESERVRAVVGEKETRFNSGAGMDSRQLLTLQSEIEANKARLDELETAEFAALEAVEAAEKELAAAKERQTYLNAQLVTQRNELEETIGLIHRDISDIELRRESIYNPIADALKRAYEHAKAGGGLSVIALRPDGSTSGGVALSPIEISQIRHSAPDEFHISDDYGCVVIRDPDFPLE, encoded by the coding sequence ATGTACCAAGCACCACGTCCTGATCAGCTCGCCCTGCTTGATGTTGCTGAACTCGATGCACAGATCAACCGGCTCAAGCGCAACGATAAACAACATCCTTTGCGCGCTGATGTGGGCGAAACAATGAATCTGGTAGCTGCGGCAAGCCGTGACATCACGGCGGCAGAATCCGCCCTTGCACACGCTACTGAAGAACTCGACCACGCAAGCGAAGAAAGCGAGCGCGTGCGCGCCGTCGTCGGCGAAAAAGAAACACGATTCAACTCCGGCGCCGGTATGGATTCGCGCCAACTGTTGACGTTGCAAAGTGAAATTGAGGCGAACAAGGCGCGTTTGGATGAACTCGAAACCGCAGAATTTGCGGCACTCGAAGCCGTAGAAGCAGCGGAAAAGGAACTCGCCGCGGCGAAAGAACGCCAAACGTACCTCAACGCGCAACTCGTCACCCAACGTAACGAACTCGAAGAAACGATTGGGCTCATACACCGGGATATCTCCGATATCGAACTGCGCCGCGAATCCATCTACAACCCGATTGCGGATGCCCTCAAGCGCGCATACGAACACGCGAAAGCAGGCGGTGGACTCAGCGTCATCGCGCTCCGGCCAGACGGGTCAACTAGTGGTGGCGTGGCCCTTTCTCCAATCGAAATCAGCCAGATTCGTCACTCAGCCCCAGATGAATTCCACATCAGTGACGATTACGGCTGCGTTGTGATTAGAGATCCTGATTTTCCACTAGAGTAA